A region from the Leptospira venezuelensis genome encodes:
- a CDS encoding methyl-accepting chemotaxis protein, whose protein sequence is MRKNLPITGREIQFAESAVIISRTDSKGKITYVSQDFADVSGFTEEEMLGQPHNIVRHPDIPPAVYEDLWNTVQSGRPWNAIVKNRAKNGDHYWVDATVTPVLENGVITGYMSVRKKTNRQQIEKAEKLFARLNGESKLFRTFFSFINSVRIKFGYLGLVAFTFACIFVPSSYLGLKLFLTDPVASSVTFLAVVLGFTLCLRTIYKLKKKMSETLEIVGKVVNGNLASEFPRKEGIEEADKIYSNFRCMTISLWGLLVQMKENYQRNLKLYEELFQSVGSFERVSQKQAHAVQETAAASHELSKTIDEIVLTISEQTRSLSNVNDSIGSIDMSLGKTSESMQNLESQAGNVANKADQAKQIFNEAIQSMEQIRSYSNEINKIVGIITSISERTNMLALNASIESARAGEAGKGFSVVADEISKLAEQTKSSIKDITYLVKSTSNSVEEGALKVGQSVDVFENLQNYIEEVHNSASKVKSLLLEQSKRLGEIRSSSDQVLVLGKMMAGTSEQQKLSAGEISDSMSAISKSAEDIAATSESIRHSVKDTLEHSQKFGGILSHFKTD, encoded by the coding sequence ATGAGAAAGAACCTACCGATAACAGGTCGAGAAATTCAGTTCGCTGAATCGGCGGTAATTATTTCCAGAACAGACTCGAAAGGAAAGATTACTTACGTCTCCCAGGACTTCGCGGATGTAAGTGGTTTTACGGAAGAGGAAATGCTGGGCCAACCTCATAATATTGTGCGTCACCCGGATATTCCCCCTGCAGTCTACGAAGATCTTTGGAATACTGTCCAATCCGGTCGTCCTTGGAATGCAATAGTTAAAAATCGCGCAAAGAATGGAGATCATTATTGGGTGGATGCCACTGTAACTCCAGTTCTTGAAAATGGAGTTATCACAGGCTATATGTCCGTTCGTAAGAAGACGAACAGACAACAAATAGAAAAGGCAGAAAAACTTTTTGCGAGATTGAATGGGGAATCAAAATTATTCAGGACCTTCTTCTCTTTTATAAATTCTGTCCGCATTAAATTCGGATATCTCGGTCTTGTAGCCTTCACATTCGCATGTATATTCGTTCCTTCTTCTTACTTAGGACTGAAATTATTTTTAACTGACCCGGTCGCTTCTTCTGTAACCTTCCTTGCAGTGGTTCTTGGATTTACACTTTGTCTTAGAACTATCTATAAACTGAAAAAGAAAATGTCTGAAACCTTAGAGATCGTAGGCAAGGTTGTGAATGGAAATCTTGCCTCTGAATTTCCAAGAAAAGAAGGGATAGAAGAGGCGGACAAAATTTATTCTAATTTCAGATGTATGACTATAAGTCTCTGGGGACTTCTCGTACAAATGAAAGAGAACTACCAGAGAAACTTAAAACTGTACGAGGAATTATTCCAATCAGTAGGATCATTCGAAAGAGTTTCTCAAAAGCAGGCACATGCAGTCCAAGAAACTGCTGCAGCTTCTCATGAACTTTCCAAAACAATTGATGAGATTGTATTAACTATCAGTGAGCAAACCAGAAGTTTGTCCAATGTAAACGATAGTATCGGTTCCATAGATATGTCCTTGGGAAAAACTTCCGAATCTATGCAAAACTTGGAGTCGCAAGCAGGAAACGTAGCAAACAAAGCAGACCAAGCAAAACAGATCTTTAATGAAGCAATCCAATCCATGGAACAGATACGTTCTTATTCAAATGAGATCAATAAGATCGTGGGAATCATCACAAGCATTTCTGAGAGAACTAATATGCTCGCATTAAATGCATCTATAGAATCCGCAAGAGCTGGAGAAGCCGGGAAAGGATTCTCAGTTGTTGCAGATGAGATCTCTAAACTTGCAGAACAAACAAAGTCTAGCATAAAAGACATTACTTATCTCGTAAAAAGTACATCTAACTCTGTGGAAGAAGGCGCATTGAAAGTAGGACAATCGGTCGATGTATTCGAGAATCTTCAAAACTATATTGAAGAGGTTCATAACTCTGCCTCTAAAGTAAAAAGTCTTTTACTGGAACAGTCCAAAAGACTTGGAGAAATCCGTAGTAGTTCCGATCAGGTTTTGGTTTTAGGAAAGATGATGGCAGGAACTTCGGAACAACAAAAACTTTCTGCGGGTGAAATTTCAGACTCTATGAGTGCTATTTCCAAATCAGCGGAAGACATCGCTGCTACTTCAGAAAGCATAAGACATTCGGTGAAAGATACCTTAGAACATTCTCAAAAATTTGGCGGAATTTTAAGTCATTTTAAAACGGATTAA
- a CDS encoding DUF445 domain-containing protein, with translation MMEIISILITCSFVGWITNYIAVQMIFYPVKFRGLGILGWQGIIPRHSKKMAGLISDVMMERLIRPYDLYKKIDPVQISDLIRDRIGEKSSSIVKDIFFADNPVIWKMVPEEAKQILEQEIREDIPKKIEEIYTSFGKNLESILGIGDLIKESLSGENANILSEIFRRCGGPEFRFIVRSGIYFGFLIGCVQVLFIAYLNQWWTMPLMGIFVGYITNWLAILMIFSPLQPKNFLFFKYQGLFLKRQVDVSREFASVVASKILDPESLIGVIFKGKGGDLIIAELLFKSKELMEEKLKKKIPYASLILGSKKLEELKERIANSILELVPETADKMKDYIEERLEIEKLVFDNLSVLPPEEFEHLLHSVFKEDEATLISLGAFLGGLAGCVQAYLVFVK, from the coding sequence ATGATGGAGATCATTTCAATTCTGATTACTTGCTCCTTTGTGGGTTGGATCACCAACTATATAGCAGTGCAAATGATCTTCTATCCTGTTAAGTTTAGAGGATTGGGAATTTTAGGCTGGCAGGGCATCATCCCAAGACATTCTAAAAAAATGGCAGGACTCATTTCTGACGTGATGATGGAAAGATTGATCCGACCTTACGATCTATATAAAAAAATCGATCCGGTGCAAATTTCAGATCTGATCCGAGATAGGATAGGAGAAAAATCTTCTTCAATAGTAAAAGATATATTTTTCGCTGACAACCCAGTGATCTGGAAGATGGTCCCTGAAGAAGCAAAACAAATTTTAGAACAGGAGATCCGAGAAGACATTCCTAAAAAAATAGAGGAGATCTATACTTCCTTTGGCAAGAATTTGGAAAGTATATTAGGAATCGGTGATTTAATTAAAGAATCTCTTTCGGGAGAAAATGCAAATATTCTATCGGAAATTTTTAGAAGATGTGGTGGCCCTGAATTTAGATTTATAGTTCGTTCAGGGATTTATTTTGGATTTCTGATTGGTTGTGTTCAGGTACTATTCATCGCGTATTTGAACCAGTGGTGGACCATGCCGTTGATGGGAATTTTTGTAGGTTACATTACTAACTGGCTGGCTATCCTTATGATCTTTTCTCCCTTACAGCCTAAGAACTTTTTATTTTTTAAATACCAAGGTCTTTTCTTAAAAAGACAGGTGGATGTTTCCAGAGAATTTGCATCCGTAGTCGCTTCTAAAATTTTAGATCCTGAAAGTCTAATAGGTGTGATCTTTAAAGGAAAGGGAGGAGATCTGATCATTGCGGAACTTCTTTTTAAATCCAAAGAATTGATGGAAGAGAAGTTAAAGAAAAAAATTCCTTATGCTTCTTTGATCTTAGGCTCGAAAAAGTTAGAAGAGCTAAAGGAAAGAATTGCGAATTCTATACTAGAACTAGTACCTGAAACTGCAGACAAAATGAAGGACTATATCGAAGAGAGATTAGAAATAGAAAAGTTGGTCTTTGATAACTTAAGTGTACTACCCCCTGAAGAATTTGAGCACCTATTACATTCAGTTTTTAAAGAAGATGAGGCAACCTTAATTAGCTTAGGTGCTTTCCTTGGTGGACTTGCAGGCTGTGTACAAGCGTATCTTGTTTTTGTAAAATAG
- a CDS encoding LIC_10042 family TonB-like protein: MISIIDPCIELSFIGPKIRFKKNSTPNILVKLYQSMGSRVSFFISLSIHAVLFLSYYLVQNLRSENFTEQIKLSLSKGQIPSLHFSLPKNLGEGPDTSSNSGLAGTPEAEIERFKNEIHFPPEALEQRLESDCSWEVVIGSNGTAKKITTIKPCKYKVFETQFRRSVSSWKFQLPEGNIIIIPISFRIESDD, translated from the coding sequence ATGATCTCCATCATTGACCCGTGCATCGAGCTGAGTTTTATAGGTCCAAAAATTCGATTCAAGAAAAATTCAACACCTAATATCCTTGTAAAATTGTATCAATCAATGGGCTCCAGGGTTTCTTTTTTCATTTCTCTCTCTATTCATGCTGTCCTATTTTTATCTTATTATTTAGTCCAAAATCTAAGATCTGAAAACTTTACTGAACAGATCAAGCTGAGTCTTAGCAAAGGCCAAATCCCAAGTTTACATTTTTCACTTCCCAAAAATTTGGGAGAAGGACCGGATACTTCTTCTAATTCGGGTTTGGCTGGAACACCGGAAGCTGAAATTGAAAGATTTAAAAACGAGATCCATTTTCCACCGGAAGCGTTGGAGCAGAGATTGGAATCAGATTGTTCTTGGGAAGTGGTGATAGGCTCAAATGGGACGGCAAAAAAAATTACAACGATCAAACCTTGCAAATATAAGGTTTTTGAAACGCAGTTTAGAAGGTCAGTTTCTAGCTGGAAATTTCAACTGCCGGAAGGAAATATAATAATTATTCCTATATCCTTTCGTATTGAATCTGATGATTGA
- a CDS encoding UpxY family transcription antiterminator, with product MIEPSKSWYAVYTNSRAEKKLALELSKKGVTQYLPIISTEKKWSDRIKTVLIPVFPSYVFVKIDIRTEKLKVLETPGAVRFVSIGEIPFAIENDDIEIIRQLVTEYPDRIKIEREKMLAPGKKVRIRSGLFKDRKARVIRKGSKSSILVSISGTGTTVSLELDSELLETDEEN from the coding sequence ATGATTGAACCTTCTAAATCATGGTATGCTGTTTATACAAATTCTAGGGCAGAGAAAAAGTTAGCACTAGAACTTTCGAAAAAGGGAGTAACCCAATACTTGCCGATTATCTCGACCGAAAAAAAATGGTCTGATCGGATCAAAACGGTTCTGATCCCTGTTTTTCCTTCTTATGTATTCGTAAAAATTGATATCAGGACCGAAAAACTAAAAGTCCTGGAAACCCCAGGAGCAGTACGATTCGTATCGATTGGAGAAATTCCTTTTGCCATCGAAAACGACGATATTGAGATAATCCGCCAACTTGTAACAGAGTATCCGGATAGGATCAAGATTGAAAGAGAGAAGATGTTGGCTCCCGGTAAAAAGGTGCGGATCCGAAGTGGACTTTTTAAAGACAGAAAAGCGAGAGTGATCCGAAAAGGAAGTAAATCGTCTATACTTGTTTCCATTTCCGGAACGGGTACCACAGTATCTTTAGAATTGGATTCGGAATTATTAGAAACGGACGAGGAGAATTAG
- a CDS encoding KpsF/GutQ family sugar-phosphate isomerase: MGNTLDKVKKALDIEIEAILHFRENLDPNIEKAVELIFQSKGKVIVTGVGKSGDVGKKIASTLSSTGTPSYFLHPSDAAHGDAGILAQGDVVIAIGKSGESEELLNLLPTIKSIGAKLVGLTANPGSRLALDCDIVILTPVLKEACPLELAPTSSTTIALMLGDAIAMALMELRNFQKEDFALYHPAGRLGKRLSLKVDDVMRKGDKLAKVGSDASLEEVLSEITKKLVGATGVVNSSGKLIGFITDYDIRKLLNDGKLDKSIKAKDLMNSKPTVFESGIMAYDVLQSMERREKPISVAPISSKDGVLLGIVSIHDLLQKGL, encoded by the coding sequence ATGGGAAATACATTAGATAAAGTTAAAAAAGCTTTGGATATAGAGATAGAAGCAATTCTTCATTTCAGAGAAAATCTAGATCCGAATATAGAAAAAGCGGTCGAACTCATCTTCCAATCAAAAGGAAAGGTGATCGTAACCGGTGTCGGAAAATCTGGAGATGTTGGTAAAAAGATCGCATCCACTTTATCTTCAACTGGTACTCCCTCTTATTTTCTTCATCCATCCGATGCAGCTCATGGTGACGCTGGAATTTTAGCCCAAGGTGATGTGGTCATCGCAATCGGTAAAAGTGGCGAAAGCGAAGAATTACTCAACCTTCTTCCTACTATAAAAAGTATTGGTGCAAAATTGGTAGGATTAACTGCAAATCCGGGGTCCAGATTGGCATTGGACTGCGATATTGTAATCTTAACTCCAGTATTAAAAGAAGCATGTCCTTTAGAACTTGCACCAACTTCAAGCACTACGATCGCTTTGATGTTAGGGGACGCAATTGCGATGGCTTTAATGGAGCTTAGAAACTTCCAGAAAGAGGATTTTGCATTATACCACCCTGCAGGTAGACTTGGAAAAAGATTGTCATTAAAAGTAGACGATGTCATGAGAAAGGGAGATAAACTCGCTAAGGTCGGCTCAGATGCAAGTTTAGAGGAAGTTCTTTCCGAGATCACAAAAAAACTCGTGGGCGCAACAGGTGTAGTAAATTCGAGCGGAAAACTGATCGGCTTTATAACCGATTATGATATTAGAAAATTACTGAATGATGGAAAGCTAGATAAATCTATCAAAGCAAAAGATCTAATGAACTCCAAACCTACAGTATTTGAAAGTGGGATCATGGCTTACGACGTTTTACAATCCATGGAAAGGAGAGAAAAACCTATCTCTGTAGCTCCGATCAGTTCCAAAGACGGAGTTTTGCTTGGAATCGTTTCCATCCATGATCTTTTACAAAAAGGACTCTGA
- a CDS encoding type I 3-dehydroquinate dehydratase, whose translation MSLSDSQKIQIILTLNEEEFFGLKTLPKADFLEIRLDQFRSNKDAPEKILKKIKDLNASCVFTYRQPEDSSLKSVGIWSSENIDLLLSGLESGKHYIDLELDKDNPVFNGIDEGRFGIIRSVHSFSGIPDYEELLFFLRPVTEEVLATVKSKLPFQRIFKIAALPKSEQESKEFQDSALKLSKLCAKQNIPIGFCGILMGESGKEFRIFPEKIGSQFTYSCLGEPKAPGQVDLDTLLSKRK comes from the coding sequence ATGAGCTTAAGCGACTCTCAGAAAATACAGATCATTCTTACTTTGAATGAAGAGGAGTTTTTTGGATTAAAAACTCTTCCTAAGGCTGATTTTTTAGAGATACGTTTGGATCAATTTCGTTCCAATAAAGACGCGCCGGAAAAGATCTTAAAGAAAATTAAAGATCTAAATGCATCCTGTGTATTCACCTATAGACAACCCGAAGATTCCAGTCTGAAAAGTGTAGGAATTTGGAGTAGTGAGAATATTGATCTATTACTTTCTGGTTTAGAATCAGGAAAACATTATATAGATCTAGAATTAGACAAAGACAATCCAGTCTTTAATGGAATTGATGAGGGACGTTTCGGGATCATTCGGTCTGTTCATAGTTTTTCCGGAATTCCAGATTACGAAGAATTACTCTTTTTCCTCAGACCGGTTACGGAAGAAGTTTTAGCAACAGTTAAGTCTAAACTTCCCTTCCAGAGAATTTTTAAGATTGCCGCGCTTCCGAAAAGCGAACAAGAATCGAAAGAATTTCAAGATTCTGCGCTTAAACTTTCTAAACTATGCGCTAAACAAAATATCCCGATCGGATTCTGTGGAATATTAATGGGAGAATCTGGAAAAGAATTCAGGATCTTTCCCGAGAAGATAGGATCTCAGTTTACTTACTCTTGTTTGGGAGAGCCAAAGGCTCCAGGACAGGTCGATCTGGACACTTTACTTTCTAAAAGAAAATAA
- a CDS encoding tetratricopeptide repeat protein has translation MGKPFFSLLICFSIFFFSHSVFADMKEGKKAYSRKDYTEALKQFQKYNDGNPSSGEAWMYMGYIYESRKDYNKSIQAFKKAVSLNLPKKDLVNSLTKIILYHNYQRDYGEVISYSNRLLKIDPDLSHIQKIRAAAEERYSSGGPRKPVYQEEEPEQESVSSLEKKLKQDPNNKEILWRLALAYYNEKEFAKSESILSGLVKGEPENVEYGYKYGALLVRVGNYDDALVVLNRIEPKIPSEREKLLYYTHLTQAAAYHKKKNFEEASKYYRKAHANKHTVLPLIGLTKIKWQQKDCDNAIKTAEKALEYGEKTREIRMYIGLCKIQIGKKEEGYDILKEIGAAIEKENPELKELPDVYYDGILKLARYYTNNGNYEKALKYFHAVQPDEEEIREYNFYLGKTYLYTGSVDKAIILLEKVEDSAGAYYLLAKCYAEKNDQEKTASYIKKSGSIKSSYWASAEKDKAFKKFRSDENFKTFLETRAGTRDHKKSEDDKEEDDSQDKD, from the coding sequence ATGGGTAAGCCGTTCTTTTCTCTACTGATTTGCTTTAGTATATTCTTCTTTTCCCATTCTGTCTTCGCAGATATGAAAGAAGGTAAAAAAGCTTATTCCAGAAAAGACTACACAGAGGCTCTCAAACAATTCCAGAAGTATAATGATGGTAACCCCTCCTCCGGTGAGGCTTGGATGTATATGGGTTATATCTATGAGAGCAGAAAAGATTATAATAAATCCATCCAAGCATTCAAAAAGGCAGTTAGTTTAAACCTTCCTAAAAAGGATCTGGTCAATTCTCTCACAAAAATCATTCTTTATCATAATTATCAAAGAGATTATGGAGAAGTAATCTCTTATTCCAATCGATTATTAAAGATCGATCCGGACCTTTCGCATATCCAAAAGATTAGAGCTGCCGCAGAAGAAAGATATTCTTCTGGCGGACCTCGCAAACCTGTTTATCAGGAAGAAGAGCCGGAACAAGAAAGTGTTTCCAGTCTTGAAAAAAAATTAAAACAAGATCCCAATAATAAAGAAATACTCTGGAGACTTGCATTAGCTTATTATAATGAAAAAGAATTTGCTAAATCCGAATCCATTCTTTCCGGATTGGTAAAGGGTGAACCGGAGAATGTGGAGTACGGTTATAAGTATGGTGCTTTGCTTGTGCGAGTTGGAAATTACGATGATGCTCTAGTAGTTCTAAATAGAATAGAACCTAAAATTCCTTCTGAAAGAGAAAAATTACTCTATTATACTCACCTTACTCAAGCGGCCGCTTATCATAAAAAGAAAAACTTCGAGGAAGCATCTAAGTATTATCGAAAAGCGCACGCGAATAAACATACTGTCCTTCCTTTGATTGGTCTGACCAAAATTAAATGGCAGCAAAAAGATTGTGATAACGCGATCAAAACTGCCGAAAAAGCTCTCGAATACGGAGAGAAAACCAGAGAGATCCGAATGTATATCGGGCTTTGTAAGATTCAGATCGGCAAAAAAGAAGAAGGTTATGATATTCTGAAAGAGATAGGTGCGGCTATTGAAAAAGAAAATCCGGAATTGAAAGAACTTCCGGATGTGTATTATGACGGTATCTTAAAACTCGCTAGATATTATACGAATAATGGAAATTACGAAAAAGCTCTTAAATATTTCCATGCGGTCCAACCGGATGAAGAGGAAATTAGAGAATATAATTTCTATTTAGGTAAAACTTATCTTTATACTGGTTCGGTAGACAAGGCAATTATTCTCCTAGAAAAGGTAGAAGATTCCGCAGGAGCTTATTATCTTTTAGCCAAATGTTATGCAGAGAAGAATGACCAAGAAAAGACAGCATCCTATATTAAAAAATCTGGAAGCATAAAATCTTCATACTGGGCTTCTGCGGAGAAAGATAAGGCATTTAAAAAGTTTAGATCCGACGAGAATTTCAAAACATTCTTAGAAACTCGTGCAGGAACTAGAGATCATAAAAAATCAGAAGATGATAAGGAAGAAGACGATTCCCAAGATAAGGATTAG
- a CDS encoding GMC family oxidoreductase: protein MGGIPNANSEIITPDKHESLIKEKGIKDGVWKLQAEAVIIGSGAGGAVVAATLAKAGWKVVLIEEGGYFTPAKFTGDEFLAQARLYRDAGFVIAEEQTLSILQGRTVGGSTTVNWQTSLYPPDYVTNEWDSRFGWKGYGRQEMDAFISEVHERIGVHEVPQNLINANNNTLMKGGKALGLHPEVLKNNNRGCIGVGRCGLGCPINAKQSAFLTWIPDAIEAGATVISNMRAQYIQDGDIKTVVAEFTPDPYEKAPSNILEKVMIEAPVVIVSAGAIEGPALLQRSGLGNDWVGRNLKVHPTSTNFAIFDETINMFSGPPQSAVIKDGHNQDNTGYGYWLEVAPFRPTLASSLIPFYGQRQFDAMKKYPNMSAGIVLVRDGADGEANASVKWSLGRRKVYFEITPTDGKNLLKGLKALAEVQVAAGAKAIIFPFPDVLDPIPVDKNSKFDWILDKSIEPGKIAIGSAHPHGSIQAAKSADLGAVDMDFQLYGHKNIFVMDASVYPTGLSVNPQITTMSVNLRAARALAQRKSEVLGNK from the coding sequence ATGGGCGGGATTCCTAACGCAAATTCTGAGATCATCACTCCGGATAAACATGAATCTTTGATCAAAGAGAAAGGTATCAAAGACGGAGTTTGGAAATTACAAGCAGAAGCAGTTATTATAGGTTCTGGTGCAGGTGGAGCAGTAGTTGCTGCGACTCTTGCAAAGGCTGGATGGAAAGTAGTCCTGATAGAAGAAGGAGGATATTTCACTCCTGCAAAATTCACAGGGGATGAGTTCCTAGCCCAAGCAAGATTGTATAGAGATGCAGGATTTGTCATCGCAGAAGAACAGACTCTTTCTATCTTACAAGGAAGAACAGTGGGTGGTTCAACTACCGTAAACTGGCAAACTTCTCTTTATCCTCCTGATTACGTAACCAACGAATGGGATTCTCGCTTTGGTTGGAAAGGTTACGGAAGACAGGAAATGGATGCATTTATTTCGGAAGTCCATGAAAGGATAGGTGTCCACGAAGTTCCACAAAATCTTATCAACGCAAACAATAATACTTTAATGAAAGGTGGAAAAGCGTTAGGTTTGCATCCAGAAGTATTAAAGAATAATAATAGAGGATGTATTGGCGTCGGCCGTTGTGGTTTGGGCTGTCCTATTAACGCTAAACAATCTGCATTCTTAACTTGGATCCCTGATGCGATTGAAGCTGGTGCAACTGTAATCTCGAATATGAGAGCACAATACATCCAAGACGGTGATATTAAAACAGTAGTTGCAGAATTCACTCCTGATCCTTATGAAAAGGCTCCGAGCAATATTCTAGAAAAAGTAATGATCGAAGCTCCTGTAGTAATTGTGAGTGCTGGCGCGATAGAAGGGCCTGCTCTTCTTCAAAGATCAGGACTAGGAAACGACTGGGTGGGAAGAAATTTAAAAGTTCACCCTACAAGCACAAACTTTGCAATCTTTGATGAGACTATAAATATGTTCTCAGGGCCTCCTCAATCCGCGGTAATCAAAGATGGTCATAACCAAGACAATACTGGTTATGGTTACTGGTTAGAAGTAGCTCCATTCCGTCCTACACTAGCAAGTTCACTGATTCCTTTTTATGGACAGAGACAATTCGATGCTATGAAGAAGTATCCGAACATGAGTGCGGGCATTGTGCTTGTTCGTGATGGTGCAGATGGCGAAGCGAATGCTTCCGTGAAATGGTCTTTGGGAAGAAGAAAAGTTTATTTCGAGATCACTCCTACCGATGGTAAAAATTTACTTAAAGGACTGAAAGCTCTTGCAGAAGTACAAGTTGCTGCAGGTGCAAAGGCGATCATATTCCCATTCCCTGATGTACTAGATCCGATCCCAGTGGATAAAAATTCCAAGTTCGATTGGATCTTGGATAAGAGTATCGAACCTGGAAAGATTGCAATTGGTTCCGCTCACCCCCATGGATCTATCCAAGCAGCTAAGTCGGCCGACTTGGGTGCAGTGGATATGGATTTCCAACTCTATGGTCATAAGAATATTTTCGTAATGGATGCTTCTGTATATCCTACAGGATTATCCGTAAATCCTCAAATTACGACCATGAGTGTGAATCTAAGAGCTGCAAGAGCCTTGGCTCAAAGAAAGTCAGAGGTTTTAGGAAATAAATAA